The nucleotide sequence TCAGGCACAACACTGTTTTGGTTTGTTGCTGCAATAAAGCCGGAGGTGGCCATGCCCATTCGTTCGGCTACAAGACCCCCCGTCAGATTTCCGAAGTTACCGCTCGGTACTGAAAATACAGGTGCATCCATTTCCATCTTCATTCTTTGAAGCAATAGAGAGGCATAGGCATAGTAAAACGATTGCGGAATCAGGCGTGCAATGTTTATGGAATTGGCTGAGCTCAGCTGAATTTCTGACCTCAACGACTCATCCATAATCGCTTGTTTCACCAACCGCTGACAGTCATCAAATACACCGGAAACCTCCATTGCTCGTATATTGCCGCCCAGCGTAGCCATCTGCATCTCCTGCAGCCGGCTTATTCTTCCTTTGGGATAGAGTATGCAAACCTCAACGCCCTCTACGTTGTAAAAACCGTTTGCAACGGCACTTCCGGTATCTCCTGAAGTTGCAACCAGTATGGTAATCTTTTCTCCGGCTTTTGAGGCCTGCTCTGAAAAAAGCCTGGCCATGAAGCGGGCACCAAAATCCTTGAAAGCGAGCGTAGGACCGTGAAAAAGTTCGAGCACATAGAGATTCTGTCCTATCTCTTTGAGTTCCAGGGGAAAATTGAATGCATCCCGTGCAACACTTCTGATTCGCTCTTCACTAAGCTCTGTATCGAGATATGGTTGCGCCATGTCGGCTGCAAGTTCTGCAAAGTGAAGTTCTGAACCCGACAAGTGCTCAGAAAAATCAATTCCGGGAATGGATACAGGCATATAAAGTCCGCCGTCAGGTGCAAGTCCCCTTCTCATTGCTTCAAAAAACCCGGCTTCCGGGCAGGTTCCTTTTGTGCTTTCGAACATCATGATGACGCCTTTTCTTCGACTGTGGTTGCACCTTGGGTGTTCACAGATGAGATAAGATCATTGTATTCAAGACCCAGCTTTTGCAACTCCGATCCCATAGCGGAGGCAGCCTTTCTGGCAGTCTCTTTGCCGCGCGAGAGGGCAAACAACGACGGGCCGGAACCTGAAATGGAGCATCCCAGGGCTCCGGCTTCTTCTGCAGCTAGCTTCATCCGGTCGAATCCCGGAATAAGAACGGAACGTACAGGCTCAATGATTTCATCATGAAGTGAACGGCCTATCAGGTCATAATCCTCTTTAAAAAGGGCCGCTACCAAACTTCCAACATTTGCCCATTGCGAAACCGCCTTTTCGAGCGCCACATCTTTTTTTAAAATTTGTCTGCTGTGCCGTGTTTGAATTTCAATTTTCGGGTGAATGATGGTACAGAACAGGTCAGGCGGTGTGGGAAGGGAGATCACATCGGGCGGAAGATGCGTTTTTACCAAAATAAATCCTCCAAAGAGTGCCGCTGCAGCATTATCGGCATGGGGGGTTCCGCTGGCTGCCATTTCGCCCTCCACGGTAAATGGGAGCAGTTCAGGAAGTGAAAATGGCTCCTCCAGGAGTTTGTTTACAGCATATGCGGCCGCCACAGAACTTGCAGCGCTTGAGCCCAGGCCGCTGCCGAGGGGCATCTTCTTTTCGATCACAAGGTCGATGCCAATATCATTCATTCCAAGCTCGTTCAGCAGCTTCAGAACCGAGAGTCCGGCGGTATTTTTCTCAGCATCCAGCGGCAGCATTCCGCCATCTCCGGTAATGCGGGAAATACGTACACCGGGAGTATCCATCATCGTTGCGGTTACAAAATCCCCAAGCTTATGAAGTGCAAACCCAAGCACATCGAACCCGCAACCCACGTTTGCCACCGTGGCCGGTGCAAAAGCTTTAACGCTTTGTGGTTTTTCAGGATCCCGCATTATTGAATACCTTGGTGTTGGTTACCCGCAGGATATCAGCAATAATCCCGCCGGCCGTAACATCCGCTCCTGCTCCCGGGCCCTGTATAACCATCGGATGCTCATTATAATGACGGGTATAGAGTGCAACAATATTGTCGCTGCCTGAAAGATTGTAGAATGGATGGTCCTTATCAATTTTTTCAAGAACAACCGTTGGTTTACCGCCATCAAACCGGGCGATGTAGCATAGTTTTTTATCTTTTTTTTCCGCTTCCAGCCTGAGGCTTTCAAATTCTGAATCGTATTTCTTCAGCGCTTCAAAAAAATCTTCCGTGCTTTCGGCCTCCATGGCACCTTCGGGTACCAGGTTCTCTATTTCTATATCCTCGAATTCGAGCTTGTACCCGGCAACCCTGGCCAGAATAAGCAGCTTTCTGCCAACATCATGTCCATTCAGGTCCTCACGCGGATCGGGCTCGGTGTAGCCTTTTTTGCGGGCTTCGCGCACGATATCGCTGAATGGCACAGACCCGTCAAAATTATTGAAAATATAGCTTAACGTACCTGAAAGAACACCTTCAATCCTTTCCACATGATCTCCCGTCGTCACCAGTTCATGCATCGTGCCAATCAGCGGCAGGCCCGCACCCACATTGGTCTCATATCTGTAGGCGCAGTTATGCTGAAACGCCATTTTCTGAAGTTCGTCAAACAGCTCCTGATTTGAGGAATTAGCCAGTTTATTTGGCGTGACAACCGAGATGCTTTTCTTTAAAAATTCAGGATAAATGCGCTGAATATCCCCGCTTGCCGTACAGTCCACAAAGATCGAATTGGGGAGATTCAGCTTTTTTACCTCTAGTGCAAAACGCTCCAGTTTCATTCCATACCCCTCCTTTTCAAGCTCTCCCTGCCACATATCGAGAGGGATAGACTCTTCACGGACAAGCATCCTGTTGCTGTTCGCAATCCCTTTCAGGTTGATTTCAATCTGATAGTCGTCAAAAAGGTTTTTTGCCTGCTCCGCAAGCATCTCCAGCAAACGCCCGCCTATTAGACCCAGACCAACCACAAACAAATTCACACTTTTGACTCCCGCCAGGAAAAATGCATCATGGAGCGTGTTCATGGCTTTGCGTTCATTCTCCTGATCAACAACAAAAGAAATATTACGCTCTGATGAGCCCTGTGCAATCGCCACGATATTGATTCCGTTGCGTCCGAGTGCATTAAATACACGTCCTGCAATTCCCGGAATCTGGCGCATATTATCGCCTACAACCGCGATAACGGAGAGATCCGTTTCCACTTTAATCTCATCGATTGCATCCGATTCCACCTCACCCGCAAATTCATCCGCTATGGCCATTTTTGCTCTTCCGGCGTCAGCAGGCAGTACGGCGATGGTTACGGTGTGTTCGGAGGAGGATTGGGTAATCAGAATGATGTTAATCTTCTTTCGGGCAAGTGCATTGAAAATACGCGATGCCACACCGCTAACCCCGATCATCCCCGTTCCTTTTATTGAAATAAGCGCAATTTCATCAATTGAAGAGATGCCACGGATAATGCCTGATGTTTTCGTGGCCTGATCTGAAATGAGCGTTCCGGGATGTTCAGGCTTGAATGTATTTTTGATTGCAATCGGTATTCCGGATTTCAGTGCAGGCTGAATAGTGGGCGGATAAATCACTTTGGCGCCGAAATGCGACAGCTCCATTGCCTCTTCGTACGATGCTTTCGATACGGGAAACGCACGCTGCACCTTACCGGGATCAGCCGTCATGAGTCCATCCACGTCGGTCCAAATTTCCACCATCTCAGCGCTGAGCGCGGCGCCAAAAAGTGACGCTGTGTAGTCAGAACCGCCCCGGCCCAGTGTTGTGGACTCCTGTCGTTCAGTCGATGCAATAAAACCTGTAGCAACAATCACCGTTTCACTGTTTGTTTCAATATGTGAAGCGATATTGCGATAGGTGGGGGCAGTTAAAACGTTTGCCATACCAAAATGCTCATCGGTTTTTATAAGCTTTCGGGTATCGCTGTAGAGTGCGCTGACACCGCGTGTATTCAGCATGGAAGCTAAAATCAACGCACAAAAGCGTTCACCGAAC is from Rhodohalobacter mucosus and encodes:
- the thrC gene encoding threonine synthase, whose product is MMFESTKGTCPEAGFFEAMRRGLAPDGGLYMPVSIPGIDFSEHLSGSELHFAELAADMAQPYLDTELSEERIRSVARDAFNFPLELKEIGQNLYVLELFHGPTLAFKDFGARFMARLFSEQASKAGEKITILVATSGDTGSAVANGFYNVEGVEVCILYPKGRISRLQEMQMATLGGNIRAMEVSGVFDDCQRLVKQAIMDESLRSEIQLSSANSINIARLIPQSFYYAYASLLLQRMKMEMDAPVFSVPSGNFGNLTGGLVAERMGMATSGFIAATNQNSVVPEFLSGGEYRPRKSVPTISNAMDVGDPSNFSRIRYLFGGSDSAIRSALKGYWFDDNHTREAILELHRRTGYLMCPHTATGYLAASAWRKKNGSEKPVVVLGTAHPVKFRDVIEPVTGEPVEVPERLQSCLEGEKQAKELKPEFPDFKKALLKQA
- a CDS encoding homoserine kinase encodes the protein MRDPEKPQSVKAFAPATVANVGCGFDVLGFALHKLGDFVTATMMDTPGVRISRITGDGGMLPLDAEKNTAGLSVLKLLNELGMNDIGIDLVIEKKMPLGSGLGSSAASSVAAAYAVNKLLEEPFSLPELLPFTVEGEMAASGTPHADNAAAALFGGFILVKTHLPPDVISLPTPPDLFCTIIHPKIEIQTRHSRQILKKDVALEKAVSQWANVGSLVAALFKEDYDLIGRSLHDEIIEPVRSVLIPGFDRMKLAAEEAGALGCSISGSGPSLFALSRGKETARKAASAMGSELQKLGLEYNDLISSVNTQGATTVEEKASS
- the thrA gene encoding bifunctional aspartate kinase/homoserine dehydrogenase I; translated protein: MKVLKFGGSSVGSPEALENVFSIISKEAKSGKPPVVVVSAFRGVTDQLFEIADLAAAGNRRYRDILEEMDARHLTAIRKLVPASHQTDVITRFKITFNELEDVLQGVALTCELTAKTLDFIVGFGERFCALILASMLNTRGVSALYSDTRKLIKTDEHFGMANVLTAPTYRNIASHIETNSETVIVATGFIASTERQESTTLGRGGSDYTASLFGAALSAEMVEIWTDVDGLMTADPGKVQRAFPVSKASYEEAMELSHFGAKVIYPPTIQPALKSGIPIAIKNTFKPEHPGTLISDQATKTSGIIRGISSIDEIALISIKGTGMIGVSGVASRIFNALARKKINIILITQSSSEHTVTIAVLPADAGRAKMAIADEFAGEVESDAIDEIKVETDLSVIAVVGDNMRQIPGIAGRVFNALGRNGINIVAIAQGSSERNISFVVDQENERKAMNTLHDAFFLAGVKSVNLFVVGLGLIGGRLLEMLAEQAKNLFDDYQIEINLKGIANSNRMLVREESIPLDMWQGELEKEGYGMKLERFALEVKKLNLPNSIFVDCTASGDIQRIYPEFLKKSISVVTPNKLANSSNQELFDELQKMAFQHNCAYRYETNVGAGLPLIGTMHELVTTGDHVERIEGVLSGTLSYIFNNFDGSVPFSDIVREARKKGYTEPDPREDLNGHDVGRKLLILARVAGYKLEFEDIEIENLVPEGAMEAESTEDFFEALKKYDSEFESLRLEAEKKDKKLCYIARFDGGKPTVVLEKIDKDHPFYNLSGSDNIVALYTRHYNEHPMVIQGPGAGADVTAGGIIADILRVTNTKVFNNAGS